A region of uncultured Anaeromusa sp. DNA encodes the following proteins:
- a CDS encoding ABC transporter substrate-binding protein: MSGKRWLWLCLMLVSLSLAVAGCGGEKKDEASKGGPQGKVMIYTSIYPDIIESVKPAVKKAFGALDVQWFQGGTEKVMTKLSGEIQANKIAADLIMVADPSYYLTLKERKLLFPYASPNNKDVTQAKDADGAWTAVRISNMIIAYNTAKVSAADAPKTWKDLLDPKWQGKIAMPNPLLSGTAYVAAGALADKYGWEYFENLKKNGLKVEEGNSAIQNKLLTGEYLVAIILEENILKLASKGEPLKVVYPDDGVVMIPSPIAIFNASQNKEAAKTMVDWWLSKEGQQAVVKGWMHSVRDDVEPPKGAPALKTFADKAVKVDWVKLATENEKIKEMFRSKVLE, encoded by the coding sequence GTGAGCGGGAAACGATGGCTATGGCTGTGTCTGATGCTGGTATCGCTGTCTTTGGCGGTGGCTGGCTGCGGTGGTGAAAAGAAAGATGAGGCCAGTAAAGGTGGTCCGCAGGGGAAAGTGATGATTTACACTTCCATTTACCCTGATATTATTGAAAGCGTCAAGCCAGCGGTGAAAAAAGCCTTTGGCGCGTTGGACGTGCAGTGGTTCCAGGGCGGTACGGAAAAAGTTATGACCAAGCTGAGCGGCGAGATTCAAGCGAATAAGATTGCCGCTGACTTAATCATGGTGGCGGATCCTTCGTACTATTTGACCTTGAAGGAGAGAAAACTGCTCTTCCCTTATGCGTCTCCGAACAATAAGGACGTAACCCAGGCGAAGGACGCCGATGGCGCCTGGACGGCGGTACGCATTTCCAACATGATTATAGCGTATAATACCGCGAAAGTCTCGGCTGCGGATGCGCCGAAAACGTGGAAAGATCTTCTGGATCCCAAATGGCAGGGTAAGATTGCCATGCCGAATCCGTTGCTGTCTGGTACAGCCTATGTAGCAGCCGGTGCACTGGCGGACAAATATGGCTGGGAATATTTTGAAAACTTGAAGAAAAATGGTTTAAAAGTGGAAGAAGGAAACTCCGCTATTCAGAATAAGCTGCTCACAGGCGAATATCTTGTAGCGATTATTTTGGAAGAGAACATTTTGAAACTGGCCTCTAAAGGCGAGCCTCTGAAAGTGGTGTACCCTGACGACGGCGTAGTTATGATTCCTAGCCCGATCGCTATTTTTAACGCCAGCCAGAACAAAGAGGCGGCGAAGACCATGGTGGACTGGTGGCTGTCTAAAGAAGGCCAGCAGGCTGTCGTTAAAGGCTGGATGCATTCGGTACGCGATGACGTAGAGCCGCCGAAGGGAGCTCCGGCGCTGAAGACCTTTGCTGATAAGGCGGTCAAGGTGGATTGGGTCAAGCTGGCTACGGAGAATGAAAAAATTAAAGAAATGTTCCGATCGAAGGTATTGGAATAA